A part of Larkinella insperata genomic DNA contains:
- a CDS encoding sterol desaturase family protein, translating to MTSTLTTHSVLTGFIIFLTHFIRYALVAGLAYSIWYGWRKKTLSFRKIQRRFPKNKDYQREILYSAGTAIIFTLVTLAMMQPVIREHTLIYKSWSTYGTLYGILSFFGLILLHDTYFYWSHRAMHHPRLFKVFHLVHHKSTNPSPWAAYAFHPLEAVVEAAIVPLAAVLLPLHPLTIFAFLFFMIVYNVYGHLGWELYPSSFNRHWLGRWLNTSVSHNQHHQYFTGNYGLYFRFWDEWMGTTRRDYTAAFEKATRPGPDTSGKPVSQKSPLGSAPSERPATF from the coding sequence ATGACTTCAACGCTGACAACGCATTCTGTTCTGACCGGTTTTATTATTTTTCTGACCCATTTCATTCGCTACGCCCTCGTGGCGGGTCTGGCGTACAGCATCTGGTACGGCTGGCGGAAGAAAACGCTGAGTTTCCGGAAGATTCAACGGCGCTTTCCGAAAAACAAGGACTATCAGCGCGAGATTCTCTACTCGGCCGGGACGGCCATCATTTTCACGCTGGTTACGCTGGCGATGATGCAGCCCGTAATTCGCGAACATACCCTGATTTACAAAAGCTGGTCAACGTACGGAACGCTGTACGGTATTCTGTCTTTTTTCGGATTGATTCTGCTGCACGACACGTATTTTTACTGGTCGCACCGGGCGATGCACCATCCCCGGCTTTTCAAGGTATTCCACCTGGTTCATCACAAATCGACCAACCCTTCCCCCTGGGCCGCCTACGCCTTCCACCCGCTGGAAGCCGTCGTTGAAGCCGCCATTGTGCCGCTGGCAGCCGTCCTTCTGCCCCTGCATCCACTGACGATTTTCGCCTTTCTGTTTTTCATGATTGTGTACAACGTCTACGGGCACCTGGGCTGGGAGCTGTACCCGTCTTCCTTCAATCGGCACTGGCTGGGCCGGTGGCTCAACACGTCGGTCAGCCACAACCAGCACCACCAGTATTTCACGGGCAACTACGGGCTGTATTTCCGGTTCTGGGACGAATGGATGGGCACCACGCGCCGGGATTATACTGCCGCTTTTGAGAAAGCAACCCGCCCGGGACCCGACACGTCCGGCAAACCGGTTTCCCAGAAATCCCCTCTTGGTTCGGCCCCGTCGGAGCGCCCGGCAACATTTTAG
- a CDS encoding RagB/SusD family nutrient uptake outer membrane protein, whose protein sequence is MKRISFITPIIRWTALSLLLVVSSCTNLDEVLYDRITSENFLQTRADVTRDFLRAFEHCYWSIQGGNTFMLQENSTDELMTINRQGDWFDGGQFQRVHYHTWTPNDGFTNDAWNALYQGVNLATNSLEDLQGITDPAKFEMTQAELDGMIAELKTLRAWLNIRLLDLYRNIVLVTKIKGETQGGPQVPPQEALAFIEQELKDALPKLPTRQSLGENAVGRWTQGGAAALLARLYLNAKVYTGTDRFADCAAVCQDIIAGKYGNYTLETRWDAPFDYNNANSSETIFGFPGSFGLTHWQYDGGMYWWALPIQAPRYFGFTDWGDSNPKYALQPGRDVDSVEYKFALGKPFIKFQKYADDYRVKKYKNLGNSKREGMFLYGYLPYVNSSGRVDTVRGNKGPYPLYFRDQVGMFLGAKPGTKIADKESNMNHGDHSSGVFPVKYPFYPSDDPNKIASAYAEIRLAEIYYSLAECKYRAGDKAAAAVLLNTVRARNYPAGSPSLYKPDGSQLTDQEMLDEWGREFLVEGRRRTDLIRWGVFNTGTWWDKQPDADDHTAIFPIGQNVLNVSPQLKQNPGY, encoded by the coding sequence ATGAAACGCATTTCTTTTATAACTCCCATCATCCGCTGGACGGCACTCTCGCTGCTCCTGGTCGTCAGCAGTTGCACCAACCTGGATGAAGTTCTGTACGACCGGATTACGTCCGAAAACTTTTTGCAAACCCGGGCCGACGTCACGCGGGATTTTCTGCGGGCGTTTGAACACTGTTACTGGAGCATCCAGGGCGGCAACACGTTTATGCTTCAGGAAAACAGCACCGATGAACTGATGACCATCAACCGCCAGGGCGACTGGTTCGACGGCGGACAATTCCAGCGCGTGCATTACCACACCTGGACGCCCAACGACGGCTTTACCAACGACGCCTGGAACGCGCTCTACCAGGGCGTAAACCTGGCCACCAATTCGCTGGAAGATTTGCAGGGCATTACCGACCCCGCCAAATTCGAAATGACCCAGGCCGAACTCGACGGTATGATTGCCGAGCTTAAAACGCTGCGGGCCTGGCTGAACATCCGCCTGCTGGACCTCTACCGCAACATTGTGCTGGTTACCAAAATCAAGGGCGAAACCCAGGGCGGTCCGCAGGTGCCCCCCCAGGAGGCTCTGGCCTTCATCGAACAGGAACTGAAAGACGCTCTGCCGAAACTGCCGACCCGCCAGAGCCTGGGCGAAAACGCCGTTGGTCGCTGGACCCAGGGCGGAGCAGCCGCTTTGCTCGCCCGGTTGTACCTGAACGCGAAAGTCTATACCGGAACCGACCGGTTTGCGGATTGTGCGGCCGTGTGCCAGGATATTATTGCGGGCAAATACGGCAACTACACGCTGGAAACCCGCTGGGATGCGCCGTTTGATTACAACAACGCCAACTCGTCGGAAACGATTTTCGGGTTCCCCGGCAGCTTCGGCTTAACCCACTGGCAATACGACGGCGGCATGTACTGGTGGGCGCTGCCCATTCAAGCCCCCCGCTACTTCGGCTTCACCGACTGGGGCGATTCCAACCCGAAATACGCGTTGCAGCCGGGCCGGGATGTCGACAGCGTGGAGTATAAGTTTGCGCTCGGAAAACCGTTCATTAAATTCCAGAAATACGCCGACGATTACCGGGTTAAAAAGTATAAGAATCTGGGAAACAGCAAGCGGGAAGGCATGTTTTTGTACGGCTACCTGCCCTACGTCAATTCCAGTGGCCGGGTCGATACGGTTCGGGGGAATAAAGGCCCCTACCCGCTTTACTTCCGGGATCAGGTGGGAATGTTCCTGGGCGCAAAACCCGGCACCAAAATCGCCGATAAAGAATCGAACATGAACCACGGCGATCACAGCTCGGGCGTTTTCCCGGTCAAGTATCCGTTCTACCCCAGCGACGATCCAAACAAGATTGCCTCGGCCTACGCCGAAATCCGGCTCGCGGAGATTTATTATTCCCTGGCCGAATGCAAGTACCGGGCGGGCGACAAGGCCGCAGCCGCGGTGCTGCTCAATACGGTTCGGGCCCGAAACTACCCGGCGGGTTCGCCGAGTTTGTACAAGCCCGACGGCAGCCAGCTAACCGATCAGGAAATGCTGGACGAATGGGGCCGCGAATTCCTGGTTGAAGGCCGCCGACGCACCGACCTGATCCGCTGGGGCGTGTTCAATACCGGCACGTGGTGGGACAAGCAGCCCGATGCCGACGATCACACGGCGATTTTCCCCATCGGCCAGAACGTCCTGAACGTGTCGCCCCAGCTTAAACAAAACCCGGGTTATTAA
- a CDS encoding DUF1800 domain-containing protein, with the protein MAYLDTYTVSLSAQAAAHLLRRTTFGPTQHEIADFTGLTASQAFDRLLNNAAYRAAPSPPVELEEGRPDSGQPFLTKPYDASRAFTYYSYIQYWWIGLMTEQNGHPSLLEKLTAFWQNHFVTAHREVVDYRCTDRYLGFLRANALGNFRELVVGITKDPAMLIFQNGNDNTKEHPNENYGRELQELFTVGQKNFAGQPNYTEQDVKSAAQVLTGWQVTNFMKAGSTSVGAVFNPARHDPDPKLFSAHYNYTTIAGRSDPSAGEAELADLVNMLLSHPETPRFICRKLYRWYVNPNVTQEIEDQVIRPLAVFFASSENNYAIAPVLRKLLTSQLFFEARNVGAIVKSPAEFVIGAVRLFNQPVPDSATEYGPFRNMMGFLSNSMASLQLNFLNQPTVFGSLPYFQTGFSKNWINGSTLGLRANATDTLVYPYVQIKPGYTLGIDVLNRLTNLQPNFTDVSGTPAITSEQVLADFSRHLFATELTSAQQNFLIDSIMMMNSSPRTTWIREWNAYRAEPADGARQNVVLWRCRTLLKYMLRMAEYQVF; encoded by the coding sequence ATGGCCTATTTAGATACCTATACGGTTTCCCTTTCCGCCCAGGCGGCCGCCCATTTGTTACGCAGGACCACGTTTGGACCTACCCAACACGAAATCGCCGACTTTACCGGCCTGACCGCCAGCCAGGCGTTCGACCGTTTGCTGAATAATGCCGCCTACCGGGCAGCGCCGTCCCCGCCCGTCGAACTGGAAGAGGGGCGACCCGACTCGGGTCAGCCGTTCCTGACCAAACCCTATGATGCCAGCCGGGCGTTTACCTATTATTCCTACATTCAGTACTGGTGGATCGGGTTGATGACCGAGCAAAACGGCCACCCGTCTCTGCTGGAAAAGCTGACGGCGTTTTGGCAGAACCACTTTGTAACCGCCCACCGGGAGGTCGTCGATTACCGCTGCACCGACCGGTATCTTGGTTTTTTAAGGGCCAACGCACTGGGCAATTTCAGGGAGCTGGTCGTTGGTATCACCAAAGATCCGGCCATGCTCATTTTTCAAAACGGCAACGACAACACCAAGGAGCATCCGAACGAAAATTACGGCCGCGAGTTGCAGGAGCTGTTTACGGTGGGCCAGAAAAACTTCGCCGGCCAGCCCAATTATACCGAACAGGACGTTAAATCGGCAGCCCAGGTGCTGACCGGCTGGCAGGTAACCAATTTTATGAAGGCCGGATCAACCAGCGTTGGGGCGGTTTTTAATCCGGCCCGGCACGACCCGGACCCGAAATTGTTTTCCGCCCACTACAATTACACCACCATTGCGGGCCGCAGTGACCCGTCGGCGGGCGAGGCCGAACTGGCCGATCTGGTCAACATGCTCCTGAGCCACCCCGAAACCCCGCGGTTTATCTGCCGTAAGCTTTACCGCTGGTACGTCAATCCGAATGTAACGCAGGAGATAGAAGATCAGGTAATCAGGCCGCTGGCGGTCTTCTTTGCCAGTTCGGAAAATAACTACGCCATTGCTCCCGTGCTCCGAAAATTGCTGACCAGCCAGTTGTTTTTTGAAGCCCGCAACGTGGGAGCCATCGTCAAATCCCCGGCTGAGTTTGTGATCGGCGCCGTGCGGCTGTTCAACCAGCCCGTGCCCGACAGCGCCACCGAGTACGGGCCCTTCCGAAACATGATGGGCTTTCTGAGCAACAGCATGGCAAGCCTGCAATTAAACTTCCTGAACCAGCCCACGGTCTTTGGCTCCTTGCCTTACTTCCAGACGGGGTTTTCCAAAAACTGGATCAATGGATCAACGCTGGGGCTGCGGGCCAATGCCACTGATACCCTTGTTTACCCCTATGTGCAGATCAAACCGGGCTATACGTTGGGTATCGATGTACTGAATCGCTTAACGAATTTGCAACCCAACTTTACCGACGTGTCCGGTACGCCCGCCATCACCAGTGAGCAGGTATTAGCCGACTTTTCCCGGCATTTGTTTGCCACCGAATTAACGTCGGCGCAGCAGAATTTTCTGATCGATTCGATCATGATGATGAACAGCAGTCCGCGAACCACCTGGATTCGGGAGTGGAACGCCTACCGGGCGGAACCCGCCGATGGGGCCAGACAGAACGTGGTTTTGTGGCGGTGCCGGACGCTGCTGAAATACATGCTGCGCATGGCCGAATATCAGGTATTTTAA
- a CDS encoding PAS domain-containing sensor histidine kinase, with protein MLPNLEFLLQNIPEALLILNIDGCITYANPAASALTGYTHSELINQPFDRLYPNANDFIRTEYELSQARKNGKLIVEGWRLKKDRTPFWAEVTLAPMFDEQQTLMSYSCLLRDTSDKKQRDVALRENEERFRLMVQGVREYAIFLLDVNGYITTWNEGAERTKGYRSHEIIGKHFSTFYTHEDLESRKPERELKIAIATGKYEEEGWRVKKNGSVFWANVVITALFNDQNKHIGFSKVTRDLTERKQAQEVIRQSEERYRSLVEQVTDYGIFMLDDKGRIISWNEGARRIKGYSAEEIIGKYFSIFYTQEDLLNNKPANELRIAKDVGKYEEEGWRLRKDGSLFWANIVITAVYNSDGTLIGFSKVTRDLSERKAAERALHDSYKQQRILAEKLKATNDELAAINEELAVTNDDLAETNRLLMRSNQSLQQFAYVASHDLQEPLRKIMSFSTLLQEQFAEQLGEGTDYLERMQSAASRMSTLIRDLLAFSRLTTRRDMAGPIALTDVVNQVLTDIDLTIQEAVATVTVGPLPIVYGDSSQMRQLFQNLISNALKFRRAEVAPVIQVSAHELASADLPISIKPSRSAVAYHRIEVADNGIGFEEKYTERIFEVFQRLHGRSEYAGTGIGLAICEKVALNHGGAITAVSKPGQGSTFIVYLPVETQPISALQAD; from the coding sequence ATGTTACCGAATCTAGAATTTCTGCTTCAAAATATTCCTGAAGCCCTGTTGATACTCAATATTGATGGTTGTATTACGTACGCTAACCCGGCGGCATCGGCCCTGACCGGGTATACCCATTCTGAGTTGATCAACCAACCGTTTGACCGGCTTTATCCCAACGCGAATGACTTTATCCGGACGGAGTATGAACTAAGTCAGGCCCGTAAAAATGGAAAGCTGATTGTCGAAGGGTGGCGACTGAAAAAGGACCGGACCCCTTTTTGGGCCGAAGTAACCCTGGCGCCCATGTTCGATGAACAGCAGACGCTCATGAGCTATAGTTGCCTGCTGCGCGACACATCGGATAAAAAGCAACGCGATGTGGCCCTCCGGGAAAACGAAGAGCGGTTTCGGCTGATGGTCCAGGGCGTGCGGGAATACGCCATATTTCTGCTGGATGTAAACGGCTACATCACAACCTGGAACGAAGGAGCCGAACGGACAAAAGGGTACCGGTCCCATGAGATTATTGGCAAGCATTTCTCCACGTTCTACACCCACGAAGACCTCGAAAGCCGGAAGCCCGAGCGCGAACTGAAAATAGCCATCGCAACTGGCAAGTACGAGGAGGAAGGCTGGCGGGTCAAAAAGAACGGCTCGGTTTTCTGGGCCAATGTCGTGATCACGGCCCTGTTCAACGACCAAAACAAACACATTGGCTTCTCGAAAGTAACCCGGGATCTGACCGAACGGAAACAGGCTCAGGAAGTCATACGCCAGAGTGAAGAGCGTTACCGTTCCCTGGTCGAGCAGGTGACCGACTACGGTATTTTCATGCTGGACGACAAAGGGCGTATAATCAGCTGGAACGAAGGCGCCCGGCGAATCAAAGGGTATAGCGCCGAGGAGATTATCGGTAAATATTTTTCGATTTTCTACACCCAGGAGGACCTGCTCAACAACAAGCCCGCGAACGAATTAAGAATTGCGAAAGACGTGGGGAAGTACGAAGAGGAGGGTTGGCGGCTGCGCAAAGACGGCAGCCTGTTCTGGGCGAACATCGTCATTACGGCGGTGTATAATTCGGACGGAACGCTCATCGGCTTCTCAAAGGTTACGCGCGACCTGTCGGAGCGAAAAGCGGCTGAAAGGGCCTTGCACGATAGCTACAAGCAGCAACGCATTCTGGCCGAGAAGTTGAAAGCGACCAACGATGAACTGGCCGCCATCAACGAAGAACTCGCCGTAACGAACGACGATCTGGCCGAAACCAACCGGCTCCTGATGCGGTCCAACCAGAGTTTGCAGCAGTTTGCCTACGTGGCCAGCCACGACTTGCAGGAGCCGTTGCGCAAAATTATGTCTTTTAGCACCCTGTTGCAGGAACAGTTTGCGGAGCAACTGGGCGAAGGCACCGATTACCTGGAGCGGATGCAGTCGGCGGCCAGCCGTATGTCGACGCTCATCCGGGATTTGCTGGCCTTTTCCCGGTTGACAACCCGGCGGGACATGGCCGGTCCCATCGCGTTGACGGACGTGGTGAATCAGGTACTCACGGACATCGATTTGACAATTCAGGAAGCCGTGGCAACCGTGACGGTCGGGCCGTTGCCCATCGTGTACGGCGACTCTTCCCAGATGCGGCAACTTTTTCAAAACCTGATCAGCAACGCCCTGAAATTTCGGCGGGCCGAGGTCGCCCCCGTGATTCAGGTCAGCGCGCACGAACTGGCTTCGGCGGACCTGCCAATTTCGATTAAACCGTCCCGAAGCGCAGTGGCTTACCACCGCATTGAGGTGGCCGACAACGGTATTGGCTTTGAAGAGAAATACACCGAACGCATCTTCGAAGTGTTTCAGCGGCTGCACGGGCGGAGTGAATACGCCGGAACCGGCATCGGCCTGGCCATTTGCGAAAAAGTAGCCTTGAACCACGGCGGGGCCATTACGGCCGTCAGCAAGCCGGGGCAGGGCAGTACCTTTATTGTCTACCTGCCGGTCGAAACCCAACCCATTTCGGCTTTACAGGCTGACTAA
- a CDS encoding SusC/RagA family TonB-linked outer membrane protein — protein sequence MYSDLNNLPGWTPRIPSKRGQTLLSRTLIFLFFLLAVTLTGRAQNASAVSGKVVDSQGNALPGVSIIVKGTTTGTTTNPDGTFQLQVPSTATALVFSYVGFASQEVTLNGRSSVTVTLQEDNKTLNEVVVVGYGSLNRKEVSSAITHLSSKDLLRVGSNSPLMAIQGKVSGLSVTNTAAADPNSTPNIQLRGVSSRSAGLGPLFVINGVPGGNLDNINQNEIESIDVLKGGAASAIYGTRGSNGVIVITTKKGTADSRIFYDGYTAFDFITNKLSVLSRDEFLANNRGVDLGGNTDWMKTVSNNPAFSQKHTLQFSGGNNRTNYFTSVDYRNANGIDLRSSKEEYGGRVNINHNSANNLYAITFSAAPRYAKTNLADYSGFNYALTLNPTQPVYDNNGRYAYITSGFFANNPVERAREVRSEQEIKYLDLNASFRLNLLDNLYSTVTIGQVNSSFRNYNFTPSTLTTVLNGSGRNTASQDLDENDQKSFEWTGNYALEAQKHSVKLLGGYSYQLFTSSGFDASNQLFPSNVLTYNNLGSGTWNLTSGVNGVGSYRNSSKLISFFGRVNYDYDQKYYLSASLRREGSSKFGFNHKWGNFPAASAAWRITQESFLQGIPWLNELKLRADYGVTGNQDFGNYLSLDTYSGYGYYLYNGTSYQVWGPSQNTNYNLRWERAINFNVGLDFELLNSRLTGSLNYYVRTNKDLLGNYSVPNPPNIQGTTFANVGTMKNSGLEIQLNAGVINRKDFSYNLAFVGATNSNKFVSFSNEAYQGQNYIDVVGMPAPGSPGNIQRLRENTRIGSFYALRSAGVDESGALQVYDKNGNIILANRATNDDRQFVGNGLPKFTGSLSNNFRYKQWDLSVFFRGTFGYDLFNTYAFYLGTPATQQNANTLTSAYDGGKYSKLTNAATYSALSDYFLESGSFVKLDNVTLSYTQPLKLKFLQSVRIYATSRNLATFTKFTGGDPDLIQVNGLYPGINQSDNNGTLNYYPSTTQLLLGLQLTL from the coding sequence ATGTATTCTGACCTAAACAATTTGCCTGGATGGACGCCAAGAATTCCATCCAAACGCGGTCAAACGCTCCTTTCCAGGACGCTCATTTTTCTCTTTTTTTTGCTGGCGGTAACGCTGACGGGCCGGGCGCAAAACGCCAGTGCCGTTTCCGGAAAAGTAGTTGATTCACAAGGAAATGCACTACCGGGCGTTTCGATTATCGTCAAAGGAACGACCACCGGAACGACCACCAATCCCGACGGGACGTTTCAATTGCAGGTACCGTCAACGGCCACTGCTCTGGTTTTTTCGTACGTAGGGTTTGCATCCCAGGAAGTAACCCTGAACGGCCGGTCCAGCGTGACGGTGACGCTGCAGGAAGACAACAAAACCCTGAACGAAGTGGTTGTGGTCGGCTACGGATCGCTGAACCGCAAAGAGGTTTCCAGCGCCATTACTCACTTGTCTTCCAAGGACTTGCTGCGCGTGGGAAGCAACAGCCCGCTGATGGCCATTCAGGGTAAAGTATCCGGCCTATCGGTGACCAACACGGCCGCGGCCGACCCCAACTCGACGCCCAACATCCAGCTTCGGGGGGTGTCATCCCGGAGTGCGGGGCTGGGGCCGCTGTTTGTCATCAACGGCGTTCCGGGCGGTAACCTGGACAACATCAACCAGAACGAAATCGAATCCATCGACGTCCTGAAGGGCGGGGCGGCTTCGGCCATCTACGGAACCCGGGGTAGTAACGGGGTGATTGTCATCACGACCAAAAAAGGAACGGCCGACTCCCGGATTTTTTACGATGGCTACACCGCCTTTGATTTTATCACCAACAAACTTTCGGTGCTGTCGCGGGATGAATTTCTGGCCAACAACCGGGGGGTAGACCTGGGCGGTAATACCGACTGGATGAAAACCGTTAGCAACAACCCGGCTTTTTCGCAGAAACATACCCTGCAATTTTCGGGCGGTAACAACCGGACCAATTATTTCACGTCGGTCGATTACCGGAACGCGAACGGTATTGATCTGCGGTCGTCGAAGGAAGAATACGGCGGGCGGGTGAACATCAACCACAATTCGGCTAACAACCTGTACGCCATTACGTTCAGTGCGGCTCCCCGGTATGCAAAAACAAACCTGGCGGATTACAGCGGCTTTAACTACGCCCTGACGCTCAACCCGACGCAGCCGGTTTATGACAACAACGGACGGTATGCCTACATTACTTCGGGTTTCTTCGCCAACAACCCGGTGGAGCGCGCCCGGGAGGTTCGTTCCGAGCAGGAAATCAAGTACCTGGACCTCAACGCTTCGTTCCGGCTGAATCTGCTTGACAACCTGTATTCAACGGTCACCATCGGCCAGGTCAACTCGTCGTTCCGGAATTACAATTTCACGCCTTCCACGCTGACGACGGTTCTCAACGGCAGTGGCCGGAATACGGCTTCGCAGGACCTGGACGAAAACGACCAGAAAAGTTTTGAGTGGACGGGCAATTACGCGCTGGAAGCGCAGAAGCATTCCGTCAAACTCCTGGGCGGTTATTCGTACCAGTTGTTTACCTCATCCGGTTTCGATGCTTCCAACCAGCTTTTTCCGTCCAACGTGCTGACGTATAATAACCTTGGTTCGGGAACCTGGAACCTGACCTCGGGCGTCAACGGCGTAGGTTCGTATCGGAACAGCTCGAAGCTGATTTCGTTTTTCGGACGGGTCAACTACGATTACGATCAGAAATACTACCTGTCGGCCAGCCTTCGGCGGGAAGGGTCGTCCAAGTTCGGTTTTAATCACAAATGGGGAAATTTCCCGGCGGCTTCGGCGGCCTGGCGCATCACCCAGGAATCGTTTTTGCAGGGCATCCCCTGGCTGAACGAACTGAAGCTCCGGGCGGATTACGGCGTAACCGGTAACCAGGACTTTGGCAATTACCTGTCGCTCGACACCTACAGCGGGTACGGTTATTACCTCTACAACGGAACGTCGTACCAGGTTTGGGGGCCCAGCCAGAACACGAATTACAACCTCCGGTGGGAAAGAGCCATCAACTTCAACGTCGGTCTCGACTTCGAACTGCTCAACAGCCGGCTTACCGGGAGTCTGAACTACTACGTCCGGACGAACAAGGACCTCTTGGGCAACTATTCGGTGCCCAACCCGCCCAACATTCAGGGAACGACGTTTGCCAACGTGGGCACGATGAAAAACTCGGGACTGGAAATCCAGTTGAACGCAGGCGTAATCAACCGGAAGGATTTCAGCTACAACCTTGCCTTCGTGGGGGCCACCAACAGCAACAAGTTTGTTTCGTTCTCGAACGAAGCCTATCAGGGCCAGAACTACATTGATGTGGTGGGCATGCCCGCGCCGGGCAGCCCGGGTAACATTCAGCGGTTGCGGGAAAATACCCGGATCGGTAGCTTCTACGCGCTGCGCTCGGCGGGCGTCGACGAATCCGGAGCATTGCAGGTGTACGATAAAAACGGCAACATCATTCTGGCCAACCGGGCTACCAACGACGACCGGCAGTTCGTAGGCAACGGGCTTCCCAAATTTACGGGTAGTTTGAGCAATAATTTCCGATACAAGCAGTGGGATCTGAGCGTCTTCTTCCGGGGCACTTTCGGCTATGACCTGTTCAATACCTACGCCTTTTACCTGGGAACACCGGCCACCCAGCAAAACGCCAATACCCTGACGTCGGCTTATGACGGCGGTAAATACTCCAAACTAACCAACGCGGCTACGTATTCGGCCCTGTCGGATTACTTCCTGGAGTCGGGCAGTTTTGTGAAGCTCGACAACGTAACCCTCAGTTATACCCAGCCGTTGAAGCTGAAATTCCTGCAATCGGTTCGTATTTACGCGACCAGCCGGAACCTGGCCACGTTCACCAAATTCACCGGGGGCGATCCGGACCTGATTCAGGTAAACGGTCTGTATCCGGGTATCAACCAGAGTGATAACAATGGCACGCTGAATTATTACCCCTCGACGACACAACTGCTGCTGGGTCTTCAACTTACTCTTTAA
- a CDS encoding DUF2235 domain-containing protein yields the protein MSKKIIICADGTWNEPEQLDRGSLVPTNVVKIARALALAKRPDQEDIYYDLGVGTNGWLDRLLGGLTGNGLMTNIFDCYHFIAERYQPGDKIYLFGFSRGAYTVRSLAGLICNFGLNKDLVNPELIRTRHEQPAITTAENRPVEESHQKAKASQNTLRELQGAYQKMKAQKTQAPIDEYQQNHDCYHPGIEMIGVWDTVGALGIPFPIPKELFPEKLAHWLNSRFLGVYRFLNADLNPKVKAAYHAISIDENRRSFMPTLWNETSLGSGQTVKQVWFAGIHSNIGGGYADAGLSDNALLWMIRQAQEHGLQFSEAYLTKNIHPDAFYGEMRNERSRLLKRILFRKGLRQIEILCNDAGAKPIIAESAIERQASRICKQKYKLNLQEDFRYEIEKGF from the coding sequence ATGAGCAAGAAAATTATCATCTGCGCAGACGGCACCTGGAACGAACCCGAGCAACTCGACCGGGGTAGCCTGGTTCCGACCAACGTCGTAAAAATTGCCCGCGCCCTGGCGTTGGCTAAAAGGCCCGATCAGGAAGATATTTATTACGATTTGGGAGTGGGCACCAACGGCTGGCTGGATCGGCTGCTGGGGGGATTGACCGGCAACGGGTTGATGACGAACATTTTTGACTGCTACCATTTCATTGCCGAACGCTACCAGCCCGGCGATAAAATCTATTTGTTTGGCTTTAGCCGGGGCGCCTACACGGTCCGCAGTCTGGCCGGTTTGATTTGCAATTTTGGGCTGAACAAGGACCTGGTGAATCCGGAGCTGATTCGCACCCGGCACGAGCAGCCCGCCATCACAACCGCGGAAAACCGGCCCGTTGAGGAATCGCACCAGAAAGCGAAAGCGTCGCAGAACACCCTCCGGGAATTGCAGGGAGCCTATCAGAAAATGAAAGCGCAGAAGACGCAGGCTCCCATTGACGAGTACCAGCAGAACCACGATTGCTACCATCCCGGCATCGAAATGATCGGCGTTTGGGATACTGTTGGGGCGCTGGGTATACCGTTTCCGATCCCGAAAGAGCTGTTTCCGGAGAAACTGGCCCACTGGTTGAACAGCCGGTTTCTGGGCGTCTACCGGTTTTTAAATGCCGACCTTAACCCCAAAGTGAAAGCGGCCTACCACGCCATATCCATCGACGAAAACCGCCGGTCGTTTATGCCGACGCTCTGGAATGAAACCAGCCTGGGCAGCGGGCAAACCGTAAAACAGGTTTGGTTTGCCGGTATTCACAGCAACATCGGGGGAGGGTACGCCGATGCCGGACTGTCGGATAACGCCTTGCTCTGGATGATCCGGCAGGCCCAGGAACACGGTCTGCAATTCAGCGAAGCCTACCTGACCAAAAACATCCATCCCGACGCATTTTATGGCGAAATGCGGAATGAACGATCCCGACTGCTTAAGCGGATTTTATTTCGGAAAGGATTGCGGCAAATCGAAATATTATGCAATGATGCGGGTGCTAAACCCATTATCGCCGAAAGCGCCATCGAACGGCAGGCGTCTAGAATTTGCAAACAGAAATATAAACTGAATTTGCAGGAGGATTTTAGATACGAAATAGAGAAAGGCTTTTAG